Within Vicinamibacteria bacterium, the genomic segment TGGGGAAGGGGGCGGCTCTTTCAACCGGATTGCACGAGAAGCGGCCCGCAGCGGTGTACTCACTATTGTCCAGGGTGCGGTTGGACTGGACGGGTCCGTCATCGCCCCCGGCTTCTCGAAGTCTTTGGAAGGTGAGCTCCTCGCCATCGTTCCTCGACCCGAATCGTTCTTTCTCGGGGTCACGCTCGAGCGGTTGGCCCGAGAGCGCGACCTAGAGGCGGCAGTGGCCACGATTCTGGTACCGGCGCAGGCGAGCGGAGCCGCCGGCGCCGACGAGCTGCATCAACAGGTCGTGAATCTCTTGAATTTCAGAGCGGTACCGACCGAAGTGCTGAGGGAGCAGCTCGCCTTCAACGTGACCCTCAGTGGCCAGGCGGACATGGCCGAGGCGGTTCGCTTCGAAGCCGGATGTGTTGCCGGAGGCGAGGCGAACGTCACCGTGAATCTGGTCAGGGTCCCGGTCTTCCATGGCTATTCCATCTCGTTGTGGGTTCGGCTCAGCGAGGCGGTCGAGGCGAAGAGCCTCGAGGCGGCTTTCCGCGGGAGCCCCTTCGCAAGCGACAAGACCAGGCGTACGGAGAAACTACCGTCACCGGTCAGCGTCGCGGAATCGGATCGCATTCACGTGCGGGTGTTGCCCGCTTCTTCGAACGACGCGTCGCGGGAGCTCTGGTTGTGGGTGGTTGCCGATAGCTCCGTCTATGCCCCGGCGGCAACCGCGGTCGAGCTCGCCCGGGAGATCTTGTCCTGAGCTTTTCTCGAGTCTGTCATGTCGCCTGAGCTCCTGCGCCCGCTAGTGGCTGTGGTTTTTGGTCGTGGCCTCCGGCAGCCAGATCGTCACCCGGGTACCCTTTCCCCGCTCGCTCTCGAGCCGGATCGAGCCCCCGTGATCCTCGACGACTTTCTTGGCGATCGCGAGCCCTAACCCGGTTCCTGCCGCTCGGGTAGAGAAGTAGGGCTCGAAGACCCGATCCATGACATCGGGATCGATTCCAACCCCGGTGTCGGAGACGGTGATGGCGACACCGTCCCCGCTGCCGGCGACGCTCAGCTCGATGCGTCCGCAGCCGTCGATGGCATGAAGGGCGTTCTCGATGAGGTTCACGAGGGTCCGTTTGAATAGACGCCGGTCGGCGAGTACGCCGGAAACCTCCTCGGCACAGCGGCACTGGATGTCGACCTTTCCCGGCGGCGCCTTCAGGTAGGGCGCGAGCGTCTCACGGGCAAGCGCCGCCATGTCGGTTCGCTCCAGCGTCAGGGGCTCGGGGGACGCGAAGGTCGAGAACTCGCTCGAGATCTGCCTCAGGGTCTTCACCTGGTCGAGAATCGTGCTCGAACAATCCTCCAGCACCCTTTCGAAGTCGACGTCACCGTCCCGGTAGACGCGAAGGAGGTGTTCGGTCGAAAGCTGAATCGGCGTGAGCGGATTCTTGATATCGTGTGCGATCTGACGCGCCATTTCCGCCCAGGCCTCGAGCTTCTTCGTTCTCTCCAGATCCTGCCGCTGTTGCTTCAGATCGGCTGTCATCTGGGTGAAGCTTCTCGACAAGACACCGATCTCGTCCGTCGTCCCGGTATCGAGCTCGATATCGAGCTCGCCTTCGGCAACGCGTCGGGTGGCGGCGGTGAGGGCGTTGATGGGACCGGCGATCCTCCGGGCAAGCGAATGAGCGAGCCAGGCCGCGCCGATGGAAAAACCAAGGGCTGCCAGGAGTACGGTCTGATTTAGCGAAGAGACCCGCCGATCGATCTCTGGCTGTCGGGAGGCGAGCGGCAGCGAAAGAATGCCGGGCTCGTGATAACGCTCGAGCGTGATGGGGACGGAAACGACGAGATATTCGAACGAGCCCAGTGCTTGGACGTAAAAGGAGTGGGATAGTCGGTCGAGCACGATCTCGCGGTAGGCCGAGGGATGGGTTCTACTTCGGAGAAGGCCGCTCGCGAAGAGCTCGGGCTTGCTCGTGGCAACGAGCTCTCCGCGCCAGTAGACGTCCACGTCGACCGAGGCGAGCGTACCGACCCGCTCGAGGAGGCTGTCGGTCACGCCGTGGGAAGCTCGATTCTCACGTTCGTCGGGATCGAGCTCGGCGACGAGCCGTTCCACGACGTGGGCGCGAACGGTTGCATCCTGCTCCACGTCGCGCTCCAGCTGACGTACGACGATACCGCGGATGAGAAACGCGAGTGAGACGATGGAAACGAGTGCGATGAGCACGAAGGCCACGTACAGCCTTCCGTAGAAGCTTCCGGGGAAACGCTCCCAGAGCTCCCTTCGCGAGCCGCCGCGCGACCAGAAGAGGACTGCAATGGCCACCAGGCCCAGACCGGCGGCGAGTAACGACCAGCCCGCGAGCTCCGCCGCATAGGTGAGTGCTGGCTTCGCCGGGTAGGAAAGCGCGTAGAGGTAGATCGAGTCGGTAAAGAGATAGGTTTGGTGGATACCGTCCGCCTCGAGATATCTCACCCAGATCGGCGCCTGGCGAGCGGCTCGTACCTGCTCTTCCGTGAGCCGGATGGTGGAATCCGAAGACTGGAACACCGAGCTCCCATCGGACTGCAAGACGAAGAGCTCGAGCTCCTGGTAGGGAAATCGCAGTGGCGTTTCCCCCGGAGTGCGGAACAAATGCAAGTAGGGATTGGACGTGACGACGAAAGGCAAGTCGCGCCAATCGAAGGCGACGCCAAATCGAATCTCCCACGAGGATCTCGGTCCGGTGAGCGTGCGCCTCGCGAGATGGAACCCCGGATGCTGGGGCTCCCCCGGCAGGCCGCGCTTCTCGTAGATCCACTCCGAGGGTGCTTCGGGCAGCTCTTCGTCGCTTCCGAGCCATGGAAAGTTGAGCGCGAATCTCGAGACGATTCTTCCATCGGGATCGAGAATCTCGACCGCGGAGCTCGTCGCCGAAGAGGCGAGATCGGTGCCGACCCACAGTCGATAGGCGGAGTCCTCGCGCGAGAGGGGCTCGAGCCGTCCTTCGTCCTCCATTTGATCGATGGTGTGGGCGGTCTCGGCGACCACGTCGAGACGTGAGCCCTCGTGCTGGCGCACCGCGGGCTCGACCGTGGTTTCGACGAAATTTCGAACGGTACGGTCCTCGAATCGCGCCAGCCCTGGATAGAAGGTCGCGGCGGCGGCGAGCGGAAGGGCGAGCGGTGTGACGAGGACGCCCGGTCCTGCGGCGCGAAGCCGCGAGAGCAGGGCCGCGCGACGTAGAGCGAGCAAGTGCGCGGTGACGAGGGGCAGCGCCGATGCGAGAACGACACCGCCCCAGCCGAGACGAGCCGCCAGCAGATAGGCTATGGCCACGAGGAGGGCGTCGAGCGTCAATGCGCGGAGGAAATCGTTACGACCGCCGTCCTCGGACTCCCAGAGTGAGAGTGCCAGGCCGGCGATCAGCAAGCCGGAGACGAAGAGAAGCAGGAGCGCGACCTGGATCGCGAGACGGGGTGCATCCATCGGCAAGAACGAAATCGCCGACAGCCCGAGGCTCGAGTTCAACGAGGCATCGCGCACGACGAAGTTCACACTGGCGAGAACGATGAGCGCGATCGCTGAGCCACCGATCGTGGCCCGCTTCGACGCCGCCCTCTCCCAGCGCCACCGCTTCGGGAGAATGAAGCACGATGCGGCGAGCACGCTCGCGGTGAGGAGAAAGTCAGCGGGCGAGCGCGCGAGGCCAAACAACAGGGAAGAGGCGTAGTGGGCCGGATTGTCGAGATCCAGACTTAGGCCAAGCGGGATGTTGAGCCGCAGCAAAACCAAGCGGACAAACCACAACGCGGCGAGAATCACGCCGAAATGCGGCCGCTCGAGCCCGATTGCGATCGAGGCGGCCACCGCCGCGGCAAGAAGAGCGATGGACGCCGCCAGCGCGAATTTATGCCGCGTGTCGAGCCGGACGGTCGTGGGCATGGGCGCGGGAACGCGACTCCAGGCCATCAGGCTGCCGTCCTCGCACCTCAGGGCCGCACTGACGCGTGAGTTACCAGCGACGTCGCTCCAGAACACATCCCCACGCGTCTCGAAATCCCGCTCGAGCCGGATTCGCTCTTCTTCGGACGTGACGAAGTTCGCTTCGACGCTCCTCCCCGCCCAGGTCCCGAGGGCGTCGAAATCCGCCAGATATCGATTCTCCAAGCGACGGTCGGCTCTCAGGGGAATCTCTATGGAAACGAAGCCCAGGCGACTCCGAAGCGGCTCGATCACAACGAGATAGGTTTCCACTCCCTGCTCGAGGATGCGGCTCGTCGCCTCCAGAGGAACGAAGTCGTCGAAGAGCTCGGAGTCGAGCGAGACGTTATGGCCGGACCAGGCCAGTGGGCGCAGGGCCACGTCGTAGAGCGAGGCGCCCGGCGCTCCTGCTGGGTGGGCGCGCGGGAGCACCGTGGTCGCGAGCTCGCCAAAGACCTCCGAGCGGTAGTCCTCCGCATCGGAGCCCTCGACGGCCATCGCGAAGGCGGGAGTGCGAGCGAGTTGCCGCGCCGTCGAGCGCGCCGAACCGCATAAAGCCGTGAACCGTCTCTGTAGCCCCGAGGCGGTACGCAGCCCGTCGCGCTCACGAAAGCTTTCCCAGTCCCGGACCGAACGCTCACCGAGCCACTCGTAGCCGATACAACGGAGTGCCAGCGCCAAGAGAGCCCCGACGATGAGCCAGCGCTGGGCACGCCGATATGGGAGCGAGCGGGGGAGCAGCGCGGCGAAGAGAACGGTTAGAGAGAGGGCCGCCCAGGCGGCGGTGGCGTCGAGTAACTGAAAGTCGCTCCGAACGTCGTGAACGACGAGCCAGAAGGTGCCGGCGGTGAACAGGAGCGAAAAGGGCAGATCGCTGCGTTTCATCGATCGGGGGAGGCCGATGGCGTCGCCGGGCGACGGGACGTGCCTACCGGGGTGCGTTCCGAATTTCCGAGATGCGCCAATCCTCCTTCTTGCGCTCGAGCTTGAAACGGAGGTGCTCGGTCACCTTGCGGTCTTCGTCGGGCAGGACGTATTTCCACTCCGCGTGAAAACGAGCGCTCTCATCGTCCGTGCGCTCGATCGCCGATGAGTCGTAGGTGAACGAGTCGGTCTCCCTCTCCCTAAAGAGCTTTGCGAAGATGAACCGCAGCTGGCTCGGGCGGTAATAGCCGGCTTCCTCTCCCTTGGCTTTGAGCGAAACGTGGATCGGACTGGCCTGAAGGTAGTTTCCCAGCTCCTCCGCGTCCCCGAGCTCGAAAGCGCGCCCGATTCGGTCGATCGTCTCCTCGAGCCGCGCGTCGACGAGGTCTCTGTCCTCCGAAGAACGCTCGGCCTTCTCCCTCGCAGCCAGCAGCTGCTTGAGATAAGTCGGTGGAGGCTGGCCGAAGGCGACCGGCGGGACGAAGAGCGCGACCAAGAAGGAGCCCGCGATGATACGCCTCATCGTTAGAGACATGTTAGCCCTCACTTCTCGCCACTGTCAAAGCCAATGCACGTTTCGTTCCAGCTAAAGCGTTGCTGTAAACGGGGTTCCCCCAAGGGCGGTGGCCGGCTGCGCTCACTAACGGGGGACAGTGCTGTCCTCGGTTGATGGGGTGGGCATCGGGGGAGACTCCGACTGGTGACGCAGCAGGATGACATCGCCGGTGCGGATCACCGCCGCGATCCGGGACCGCTCGAACCACCGTGGAGTCGTCTCCCCGTCGGGAGTTTCGGCCTCCTTGGGCTCGGTCCCGACGAACGGCTGCCCGGTCATGGGAGGCGCCTCGATCCATGCCGAGGCCGGCATCAGAAGCTCGCCCGGCAGAACGTGACTCTTGCCGAGATGGCCCCGGCCCGTTTCCACCTCGACGAGGGTTCCATCCAGGGTCGTCACCAGGAGACGTTGATTCACCCGAATCGGTGTGCTTGCGGGCCGGCCGGGGAGACGGGCGCGCCATTGTTCGGATCCACCTCCCGAGTCATAGGCGTAAAGGTTGTTGCCGAAGGACGCTACGTAAACCCGGTTGCCCTCGACCAGGGCGGAAGATCGAATGGCGGCGCCGGTCGACCAGCGGAAATCGATCTCGCCCTTGTCGGTGCTCAGGCTGTAGAACTCTCCCGCATCGTCGCCGATGAAGAGTCGCTTGGAGTCGTCGCGGAAAACGGCGGCCGCGTGAAATCCCCCGCGGCCTATGAATCGCCAGACGGCGGAGCCGTTGCGTGCA encodes:
- a CDS encoding Asd/ArgC dimerization domain-containing protein; this translates as MRGLRVGILGPNSPFGSAVRECLAEGSVPVIELKLFEPELTGEASLTQFGDEIVVTQPLDSDLLPRLDVLFIGGEGGGSFNRIAREAARSGVLTIVQGAVGLDGSVIAPGFSKSLEGELLAIVPRPESFFLGVTLERLARERDLEAAVATILVPAQASGAAGADELHQQVVNLLNFRAVPTEVLREQLAFNVTLSGQADMAEAVRFEAGCVAGGEANVTVNLVRVPVFHGYSISLWVRLSEAVEAKSLEAAFRGSPFASDKTRRTEKLPSPVSVAESDRIHVRVLPASSNDASRELWLWVVADSSVYAPAATAVELAREILS
- a CDS encoding ATP-binding protein; this translates as MKRSDLPFSLLFTAGTFWLVVHDVRSDFQLLDATAAWAALSLTVLFAALLPRSLPYRRAQRWLIVGALLALALRCIGYEWLGERSVRDWESFRERDGLRTASGLQRRFTALCGSARSTARQLARTPAFAMAVEGSDAEDYRSEVFGELATTVLPRAHPAGAPGASLYDVALRPLAWSGHNVSLDSELFDDFVPLEATSRILEQGVETYLVVIEPLRSRLGFVSIEIPLRADRRLENRYLADFDALGTWAGRSVEANFVTSEEERIRLERDFETRGDVFWSDVAGNSRVSAALRCEDGSLMAWSRVPAPMPTTVRLDTRHKFALAASIALLAAAVAASIAIGLERPHFGVILAALWFVRLVLLRLNIPLGLSLDLDNPAHYASSLLFGLARSPADFLLTASVLAASCFILPKRWRWERAASKRATIGGSAIALIVLASVNFVVRDASLNSSLGLSAISFLPMDAPRLAIQVALLLLFVSGLLIAGLALSLWESEDGGRNDFLRALTLDALLVAIAYLLAARLGWGGVVLASALPLVTAHLLALRRAALLSRLRAAGPGVLVTPLALPLAAAATFYPGLARFEDRTVRNFVETTVEPAVRQHEGSRLDVVAETAHTIDQMEDEGRLEPLSREDSAYRLWVGTDLASSATSSAVEILDPDGRIVSRFALNFPWLGSDEELPEAPSEWIYEKRGLPGEPQHPGFHLARRTLTGPRSSWEIRFGVAFDWRDLPFVVTSNPYLHLFRTPGETPLRFPYQELELFVLQSDGSSVFQSSDSTIRLTEEQVRAARQAPIWVRYLEADGIHQTYLFTDSIYLYALSYPAKPALTYAAELAGWSLLAAGLGLVAIAVLFWSRGGSRRELWERFPGSFYGRLYVAFVLIALVSIVSLAFLIRGIVVRQLERDVEQDATVRAHVVERLVAELDPDERENRASHGVTDSLLERVGTLASVDVDVYWRGELVATSKPELFASGLLRSRTHPSAYREIVLDRLSHSFYVQALGSFEYLVVSVPITLERYHEPGILSLPLASRQPEIDRRVSSLNQTVLLAALGFSIGAAWLAHSLARRIAGPINALTAATRRVAEGELDIELDTGTTDEIGVLSRSFTQMTADLKQQRQDLERTKKLEAWAEMARQIAHDIKNPLTPIQLSTEHLLRVYRDGDVDFERVLEDCSSTILDQVKTLRQISSEFSTFASPEPLTLERTDMAALARETLAPYLKAPPGKVDIQCRCAEEVSGVLADRRLFKRTLVNLIENALHAIDGCGRIELSVAGSGDGVAITVSDTGVGIDPDVMDRVFEPYFSTRAAGTGLGLAIAKKVVEDHGGSIRLESERGKGTRVTIWLPEATTKNHSH
- a CDS encoding PQQ-binding-like beta-propeller repeat protein; the encoded protein is ALAPLPGEVPGRFFLATTDAIVSYDWSAGPVFRAPLEEKPLALATKGALLVVSGAERTLIALDARNGSAVWRFIGRGGFHAAAVFRDDSKRLFIGDDAGEFYSLSTDKGEIDFRWSTGAAIRSSALVEGNRVYVASFGNNLYAYDSGGGSEQWRARLPGRPASTPIRVNQRLLVTTLDGTLVEVETGRGHLGKSHVLPGELLMPASAWIEAPPMTGQPFVGTEPKEAETPDGETTPRWFERSRIAAVIRTGDVILLRHQSESPPMPTPSTEDSTVPR